The proteins below are encoded in one region of Macaca nemestrina isolate mMacNem1 chromosome 10, mMacNem.hap1, whole genome shotgun sequence:
- the LOC105495479 gene encoding calcium release-activated calcium channel protein 1 produces MHPEPAPPPSRSSPELPPSGGSTTSGSRRSRRRSGDGEPPGAPPPPPPPPPPPAVTYPDWIGQSYSEVMSLNEHSMQALSWRKLYLSRAKLKASSRTSALLSGFAMVAMVEVQLDADHDYPPGLLIAFSACTTVLVAVHLFALMISTCILPNIEAVSNVHNLNSVKESPHERMHRHIELAWAFSTVIGTLLFLAEVVLLCWVKFLPLKKQPGQPRPTSKPPASGAAANVSTSGITPGQAAAIASTTIMVPFGLIFIVFAVHFYRSLVSHKTDRQFQELNELAEFARLQDQLDHRGDHPLTPGSHYA; encoded by the exons ATGCATCCGGAGCCCGCCCCGCCCCCGAGCCGCAGCAGCCCCGAGCTTCCCCCGAGCGGCGGCAGCACCACCAGCGGCAGCCGCCGGAGCCGCCGCCGCAGCGGGGACGGGGAGCCTCCGGgagccccgccgccgccgccgccgccgccgccgccgcccgccgtCACCTACCCGGACTGGATCGGCCAGAGTTACTCCGAGGTGATGAGTCTCAACGAGCACTCCATGCAGGCGCTGTCCTGGCGCAAGCTCTATTTGAGCCGCGCCAAGCTCAAAGCCTCCAGCCGGACCTCGGCTCTGCTCTCCGGCTTCGCCATG GTGGCAATGGTGGAGGTGCAGCTGGACGCTGACCACGACTACCCGCCAGGGCTGCTCATCGCCTTCAGTGCCTGCACCACGGTGCTGGTGGCTGTGCACCTGTTTGCACTCATGATCAGCACCTGCATCCTGCCCAACATCGAGGCGGTGAGCAACGTGCACAACCTCAACTCGGTCAAGGAGTCCCCCCACGAGCGCATGCACCGCCACATCGAGCTGGCCTGGGCCTTCTCCACCGTCATCGGCACGCTGCTTTTCCTGGCCGAGGTCGTGCTGCTCTGCTGGGTCAAGttcttgcccctcaagaagcagcCAGGCCAGCCGAGGCCCACCAGCAAGCCCCCCGCCAGTGGTGCAGCCGCCAACGTCAGCACCAGCGGCATCACCCCGGGCCAGGCAGCCGCCATCGCCTCGACCACCATCATGGTGCCCTTCGGCCTGATCTTTATTGTCTTCGCCGTCCACTTCTACCGCTCACTGGTCAGCCATAAGACGGACCGACAGTTCCAGGAGCTCAACGAGCTGGCGGAGTTTGCTCGCTTACAGGACCAGCTGGACCACAGAGGGGACCACCCCCTGACGCCCGGCAGCCACTATGCCTAG